In Virgibacillus sp. NKC19-16, a single genomic region encodes these proteins:
- a CDS encoding ArsR/SmtB family transcription factor: MDKRETMEINLKQQKVISDPLRSRIIALLYEEPMTPKQTADKVGKNPGTIYYHIQQLYKHDILEIDHVKTEKGIVEKYYRAKAMVYKNTEKEAPANHVGGSQSHMYLSDKLLKELNEEVQELFFKYAHLSYKETAEQKAYEVDFRIKEYEDEERGE; this comes from the coding sequence ATGGATAAACGAGAAACAATGGAAATTAATTTAAAACAGCAAAAAGTCATTTCTGATCCACTACGGTCACGCATTATTGCACTTTTGTATGAAGAGCCAATGACGCCAAAACAGACAGCCGATAAGGTAGGGAAGAACCCTGGAACGATCTATTATCATATTCAGCAACTTTATAAGCATGACATTTTAGAAATTGATCATGTGAAAACAGAAAAAGGGATCGTTGAAAAATATTACCGGGCAAAGGCAATGGTGTATAAAAACACGGAAAAGGAAGCTCCTGCTAACCATGTTGGCGGCAGCCAATCACATATGTATCTATCTGACAAATTGCTAAAAGAATTAAACGAAGAAGTCCAGGAACTGTTTTTTAAGTACGCGCATTTGTCTTACAAAGAGACAGCCGAACAAAAGGCGTATGAGGTTGATTTCCGTATTAAAGAATATGAAGATGAGGAGCGGGGAGAATGA
- a CDS encoding TetR/AcrR family transcriptional regulator — protein sequence MARERKFTKEELYQTTKEALLEYSYAGFTFRIVAERLHIARGTLYKYYENKDELITDYMVEEMNHFLNELQKINTYKNFEDQFDYLLYIIFKDREIHQIREMAYQIPTEINEKVKANKARLDKQHQTMYATLQHFVQLGKTENLLNPTLPDSLILGFIFQTVDIPNHASIPYSQWVSSIKTMLTHGIFTN from the coding sequence ATGGCACGCGAGCGAAAATTTACCAAGGAAGAATTATATCAAACAACAAAAGAAGCCCTGCTTGAGTACAGCTATGCCGGGTTTACCTTTCGTATAGTAGCGGAACGGTTACATATTGCACGAGGTACTTTATATAAATACTATGAGAACAAAGACGAGCTAATTACCGATTATATGGTGGAAGAGATGAATCATTTCCTTAACGAATTACAAAAAATAAATACATATAAAAATTTCGAGGATCAGTTTGATTACCTTTTATATATTATTTTCAAGGACAGGGAAATCCATCAAATTAGGGAGATGGCATATCAGATTCCAACAGAGATTAATGAGAAAGTCAAAGCAAATAAAGCGCGTTTAGATAAACAGCATCAGACGATGTATGCCACCCTACAACATTTTGTTCAGTTAGGGAAGACAGAAAACCTTCTAAACCCAACACTACCGGATAGCCTGATTTTAGGTTTTATTTTCCAAACGGTTGATATTCCAAACCATGCCAGCATACCTTATTCCCAGTGGGTATCCTCCATTAAAACGATGCTAACACATGGGATATTTACAAATTAG
- a CDS encoding MFS transporter — protein MKAFFFERNFLILLSGVFINGIGGGVYAVSGMLLVLHLSGSVLYSGFAFFAVSLATSMGFLVAPLANYFKYKNGLVICGFLKAALLFTIPLCYMTIGLNVYYVILLLFAISLLSQFTYPIESTILPIIVGKDNVIQANSYLHTVREAMDVVFVAVAGILVAFIGSVQAILITAICMLLSALAYTLFSFQQPEATKDKQFDNVLDVYKSDLKAGIGYIRNSLIPKMIVSIVFINFAIGVMTTNLPAFSLIKGDGSEAAYGFYMAAMSLGVMIGTIVTPKVKEIGFGRLIIISFCGTGLLWVGASLLPLIPSLILFSVGTISIGIINILVFSAIQQQVETVFIGRVITVLASASSIGTPFGALAGGVIGEMFTPVVPVFICGIAMFIFSFSWLSSSVLRKLPKIDEAELFPVKRVEEA, from the coding sequence ATGAAAGCATTCTTTTTCGAACGGAATTTCCTGATATTATTGTCTGGTGTATTTATTAACGGTATTGGTGGCGGCGTTTATGCTGTATCCGGGATGCTGCTTGTTCTGCATTTAAGCGGAAGCGTCCTCTATTCAGGCTTTGCATTTTTTGCTGTTTCACTTGCGACCTCGATGGGGTTTCTTGTCGCGCCTTTAGCAAATTATTTCAAGTATAAAAATGGGTTAGTCATCTGCGGTTTTTTGAAAGCAGCGTTGCTGTTTACGATTCCATTGTGTTATATGACCATTGGCCTTAACGTCTATTATGTCATTTTGCTATTGTTTGCGATTTCCCTCCTTTCTCAATTCACCTATCCTATTGAATCGACTATTCTTCCTATCATCGTTGGGAAAGACAATGTCATTCAAGCCAATTCTTATTTACACACTGTCCGTGAGGCAATGGATGTTGTATTTGTTGCTGTTGCGGGAATTCTTGTTGCATTCATAGGATCTGTTCAAGCGATTTTAATTACGGCTATTTGCATGTTATTGTCCGCTCTTGCTTATACCTTATTTAGTTTTCAACAGCCTGAAGCCACTAAAGATAAACAATTTGACAATGTACTGGATGTATACAAAAGTGATCTAAAAGCAGGGATTGGCTATATACGAAATTCGCTTATCCCAAAGATGATCGTATCCATTGTATTCATAAACTTTGCAATAGGAGTAATGACAACAAATTTGCCTGCTTTTTCGCTCATTAAAGGCGATGGTAGTGAAGCAGCATATGGCTTTTATATGGCGGCCATGTCACTTGGGGTAATGATTGGAACGATTGTTACGCCGAAAGTGAAAGAAATTGGATTTGGACGGCTAATAATTATTAGTTTTTGTGGTACCGGTTTACTGTGGGTGGGTGCATCTCTTCTTCCACTGATCCCATCACTTATACTTTTTAGCGTGGGAACAATCTCCATTGGAATTATTAACATATTGGTATTTTCTGCCATTCAGCAACAAGTAGAAACGGTGTTCATTGGGCGGGTAATCACCGTATTAGCAAGTGCATCATCAATCGGTACTCCTTTTGGTGCGCTTGCTGGAGGTGTCATTGGTGAGATGTTTACTCCAGTTGTACCAGTCTTTATATGCGGAATAGCAATGTTCATCTTTAGCTTTAGCTGGCTAAGCAGTTCCGTGCTGCGAAAGCTTCCTAAAATCGATGAGGCGGAGTTGTTTCCTGTGAAACGGGTGGAAGAAGCTTGA
- a CDS encoding DUF3219 family protein, whose product MNQKVIINDLTINAENYHEETVTKEGKDLLKIGFDFKVRSDESHDVTTLLYKNDFTVQVPGRIPEFSATIYKYSTSITNLSEEGAVGDFKLELIEKV is encoded by the coding sequence ATGAATCAAAAAGTAATCATTAATGATTTAACAATCAACGCAGAGAACTACCATGAAGAAACGGTTACGAAAGAAGGGAAAGACCTGCTTAAAATAGGTTTTGATTTTAAAGTAAGAAGCGACGAATCTCATGATGTAACCACGCTACTTTATAAGAACGATTTTACTGTTCAGGTACCAGGAAGAATACCCGAATTCTCCGCAACCATTTATAAGTATTCCACATCAATTACGAATCTGTCTGAGGAAGGAGCCGTTGGAGATTTCAAGCTGGAGTTAATCGAGAAAGTATAA
- a CDS encoding MMPL family transporter, with amino-acid sequence MKNVLQSVTDRVSTKRGMWITLGIWALITVLLATFAPSAQDYQVSSIETLPEDAQSVVASEKVDTYVEDSNNLPALLVFESTESEIEISELTDLFNAIDAENITGIEEVIPLGELPPQATEGFFSENESTALIPLHLNNTLDTPEIKDTLNQIQHLTDQHTDLNLYVTGPAGIATDTNDLFSRADLVLIMSTVGIILVLLVVIYRSPLLALIPLVAAGVVYLIVAQLLGLLGKAGLLMSTQSISIMTILLFAAVVDYSLFVFSRFREELKTHENKHDAMKIAMRGTGLPVFYSSGTVLAAMLILIFASLGDYQNFAPIFGTTLVVIMLASVTLVPALFTFFGRKSFWPLIPRVGQSPVKTNSFWSKVGRFVTKKPIVSVSIIGLFILVSASNSLNLDYEFNILKSFPENMPSREGYEIVEENFEAGSLAPTTVLFEGKEAVSEDEQEVLMKNLSEQPLVSSVRVDQMMDDETVISYSMTFEENPYEAQTMDALETIRNDSDAIVEASNLNGDLFFAGETATSVDDRSLNNRDLILIIVLETILIFAMLIFLTRSFKMPLYMMGTILVSFAAALGLGMFLTSLFFDIDTISNRVPVYAFIFLVALGIDYNIMLVSRFMEEREKYPIKKAVEIAVANTGGVISSAGIILAATFAVLMTQPIQLLFVFGFIVAVGILIDTFLIRGVLLPGLLVLFEKDKSRDSVKSE; translated from the coding sequence ATGAAAAATGTCTTACAATCAGTCACGGATCGTGTTAGTACGAAAAGAGGCATGTGGATTACGCTGGGCATTTGGGCACTTATTACCGTTCTATTAGCAACGTTTGCCCCTAGTGCGCAGGATTATCAGGTCTCCAGTATTGAAACACTGCCTGAAGATGCACAATCAGTTGTAGCGAGTGAAAAAGTAGATACATACGTTGAAGACAGTAATAATTTACCAGCTCTACTAGTCTTCGAATCAACTGAAAGTGAAATAGAGATATCCGAGCTGACCGATCTGTTTAATGCTATTGACGCAGAAAATATTACTGGAATTGAAGAAGTTATTCCACTGGGAGAATTGCCTCCTCAAGCTACAGAAGGTTTTTTCTCAGAGAATGAGTCAACAGCACTAATACCACTCCATTTAAACAACACGCTAGATACACCAGAGATAAAAGATACGCTAAATCAAATTCAACATTTAACGGATCAACATACAGATTTGAATTTATATGTGACAGGGCCTGCTGGAATTGCTACAGATACCAATGATCTCTTTTCCAGAGCAGACCTTGTTCTAATTATGTCAACAGTAGGAATCATACTTGTTTTATTAGTCGTCATATACCGCTCACCGCTTCTAGCTTTAATACCTTTGGTAGCGGCAGGTGTTGTATATCTAATCGTGGCACAGCTATTGGGGTTATTAGGAAAAGCAGGCCTCTTGATGAGTACCCAGTCCATATCCATTATGACGATCTTGTTGTTTGCGGCCGTTGTTGATTATTCACTATTCGTATTCTCACGTTTTCGGGAAGAATTGAAAACCCATGAAAATAAGCATGATGCGATGAAGATAGCTATGCGCGGAACCGGATTACCGGTCTTCTATTCAAGTGGAACGGTGCTGGCAGCTATGCTTATTTTAATTTTCGCTTCACTGGGCGATTATCAAAATTTTGCTCCCATTTTTGGAACAACACTTGTTGTCATTATGCTGGCATCCGTGACACTTGTTCCTGCCCTATTTACGTTTTTTGGAAGAAAGTCATTTTGGCCATTGATTCCACGTGTTGGGCAAAGCCCTGTAAAAACAAATTCCTTTTGGAGCAAGGTAGGCAGATTTGTTACAAAAAAACCGATCGTATCTGTTTCAATCATTGGCCTCTTCATCCTTGTATCGGCTAGCAACAGTTTAAATCTGGATTATGAATTTAATATTTTAAAATCTTTCCCTGAGAATATGCCCTCCAGAGAAGGATACGAAATAGTGGAAGAAAACTTCGAGGCAGGCAGTCTAGCACCCACCACTGTATTGTTTGAAGGAAAGGAAGCTGTCAGCGAGGACGAACAAGAAGTATTAATGAAAAATCTATCTGAACAGCCACTTGTCAGCAGTGTTCGAGTCGACCAAATGATGGACGATGAGACAGTCATTTCATACAGCATGACATTCGAAGAAAACCCATATGAGGCGCAGACCATGGACGCTTTAGAAACCATTCGAAATGATTCAGATGCCATTGTCGAAGCAAGTAATTTGAATGGTGATCTATTCTTTGCTGGTGAAACAGCTACATCTGTAGATGATCGGTCGCTCAATAACCGCGATTTGATCCTCATCATCGTACTGGAGACAATATTAATCTTTGCAATGCTGATTTTCCTAACCAGATCGTTTAAAATGCCACTGTACATGATGGGTACAATTTTAGTATCTTTTGCTGCTGCATTAGGTTTAGGCATGTTTCTAACAAGTCTTTTCTTTGATATCGATACAATAAGCAACAGGGTTCCGGTCTATGCCTTTATCTTCCTCGTAGCGCTTGGGATTGATTATAATATCATGCTTGTTTCGAGATTTATGGAGGAAAGGGAAAAGTATCCTATTAAAAAGGCGGTGGAAATTGCGGTTGCAAATACAGGTGGGGTTATTTCCTCAGCCGGCATTATTCTAGCAGCAACATTTGCCGTATTGATGACACAGCCTATTCAGCTATTGTTTGTATTCGGATTTATTGTGGCTGTCGGTATTCTAATAGATACCTTCTTAATTCGAGGTGTACTGCTTCCAGGATTGCTAGTCTTGTTTGAAAAAGATAAATCACGCGATTCTGTGAAAAGTGAATAA
- a CDS encoding class I SAM-dependent rRNA methyltransferase — translation MNVPIELKVKPKYITQYKNKYPLISKDAILNPDVLEREGSIVHLVGDNNQFVAKGYYGKQNKGIGWVLTHKKGERIDFPFFKTKISEAINKRQAFYEDESTNAFRVFNGEGDGIGGLTIDCFAGYYLINWYSEGIYTFKDQVIRVLDELIKYQAIYEKKRFDTKGKYINDDDFVKGMRGEFPVIVKENGMNYAVHLNDGAMVGIFLDQRDVREAISIKYADGKKVLNTFSYTGAFSVAAALGGAEKTTSIDLAKRSKSKTIEQFSVNGIDYEKQDIIVMDVFDYFKYATRHNMKFDMVILDPPSFARSKKRTFSAAKNYPELIKDSISITEKNGIIIASTNNSSFGMKKFKGFVADAFREMNTKYAILEEFSLPEDFHVDRNFPQGNYLKVLVVRKTD, via the coding sequence ATGAATGTACCAATTGAATTAAAAGTGAAGCCGAAATATATAACACAATATAAAAATAAATATCCTTTAATCAGCAAAGATGCGATTTTGAATCCGGATGTGCTAGAACGTGAAGGAAGCATTGTGCATTTAGTCGGCGATAATAACCAGTTCGTTGCAAAAGGCTATTATGGAAAACAGAATAAAGGCATCGGCTGGGTGTTAACACATAAAAAAGGCGAAAGAATAGATTTTCCCTTTTTTAAAACGAAAATCTCAGAAGCAATAAACAAGAGACAAGCTTTCTATGAGGATGAAAGTACTAATGCATTCCGTGTTTTTAATGGAGAAGGCGATGGGATCGGTGGTCTGACGATTGATTGCTTTGCTGGATATTATTTGATTAATTGGTACAGTGAGGGAATCTATACTTTCAAGGATCAGGTCATTCGTGTGTTAGATGAACTTATAAAATACCAGGCCATTTACGAGAAGAAACGCTTTGATACAAAAGGAAAGTATATTAACGATGATGATTTTGTAAAAGGCATGCGTGGTGAATTTCCTGTTATTGTAAAAGAAAATGGCATGAATTATGCAGTTCACTTAAATGATGGTGCGATGGTAGGAATTTTCCTTGACCAGCGTGATGTGAGAGAAGCAATAAGCATAAAGTATGCTGATGGAAAAAAGGTCCTTAACACCTTTTCATATACCGGGGCTTTTTCCGTAGCGGCAGCACTTGGTGGTGCCGAAAAAACGACAAGTATTGATTTGGCAAAACGGAGTAAAAGTAAGACGATCGAGCAGTTCAGTGTTAATGGAATCGATTATGAAAAGCAGGATATCATCGTGATGGATGTCTTTGACTACTTTAAATATGCAACTCGGCATAACATGAAATTCGATATGGTAATCCTTGATCCACCAAGCTTTGCACGGTCCAAAAAGCGTACATTCAGTGCTGCTAAAAACTATCCTGAATTGATTAAAGATTCGATTTCGATTACAGAGAAGAACGGTATCATCATTGCGTCTACGAATAATTCGTCATTCGGTATGAAGAAATTTAAAGGCTTTGTCGCGGATGCGTTTCGGGAGATGAATACGAAATATGCAATACTGGAGGAATTTTCGTTGCCGGAGGATTTTCATGTAGATCGGAATTTTCCACAGGGGAATTATTTGAAGGTGTTGGTTGTGAGGAAGACAGATTAA
- a CDS encoding uracil-DNA glycosylase, translating into MAILTNDWAPKMEKEFQKDYYLQLRSFLKEEYQMYTVYPHMNNIFNALHYTAYENTKVVILGQDPYHGPNQAHGLSFSVKPGVKTPPSLKNIYKELQADMGVPIPSHGCLINWAKQGVLLLNTVLTVRGGQANSHKGKGWEHFTNEVIRQVNAKEEPVVFFLWGRNAQAKEELITAPHHHIIKSPHPSPFSANKGFFGSRPFSRANQFLREAGRPEIDWSISDKQE; encoded by the coding sequence ATGGCTATATTAACGAATGACTGGGCTCCCAAGATGGAAAAGGAATTCCAAAAAGATTATTACCTGCAGCTACGTTCCTTTTTGAAAGAAGAATACCAAATGTATACTGTCTACCCGCATATGAATAATATTTTCAACGCGCTTCATTATACTGCTTACGAAAATACAAAAGTAGTAATTCTCGGACAGGATCCATATCATGGGCCGAATCAGGCTCACGGATTAAGTTTCTCCGTTAAACCAGGGGTAAAAACCCCGCCTTCACTAAAAAATATATATAAGGAACTTCAAGCTGATATGGGCGTACCAATTCCAAGTCATGGCTGTCTAATAAACTGGGCAAAACAAGGTGTACTTCTACTAAATACGGTATTGACTGTTAGGGGAGGACAAGCCAATTCTCATAAAGGGAAGGGCTGGGAGCACTTTACCAATGAGGTGATTCGCCAGGTTAATGCAAAAGAGGAGCCGGTCGTGTTTTTCCTCTGGGGTAGAAATGCGCAGGCAAAAGAGGAGTTAATTACTGCCCCCCATCATCATATTATTAAATCCCCTCATCCCAGTCCATTTTCAGCGAACAAGGGATTTTTTGGAAGTAGGCCTTTCTCGCGCGCAAACCAATTTTTAAGAGAAGCAGGTCGCCCGGAAATTGATTGGTCCATTTCTGATAAGCAAGAATAA
- a CDS encoding LemA family protein → MVLTIIVIAIIAIIAIFLMTSYNGLVKYRNWVQEAWSQIDVQLKRRHDLIPNLVNTVKGYAEHERETLEGVVEARSQLVNGSPQERIDADNQIEGALKSIFALSESYPDLKANENFLNLQEQLTTTENKVAYSRQLYNKTVADYNIKLQSFPTNIMASMFNFKQEDLLSIPEEEREVPDVSF, encoded by the coding sequence ATGGTACTGACAATCATTGTGATCGCGATTATTGCTATTATAGCAATATTTCTTATGACATCTTATAATGGCTTGGTAAAATACCGAAACTGGGTACAAGAAGCCTGGAGTCAGATTGATGTTCAATTAAAGAGACGTCACGATTTGATCCCAAATCTGGTGAATACGGTTAAAGGTTATGCTGAACATGAACGAGAAACCCTAGAGGGGGTTGTGGAAGCACGAAGCCAATTGGTTAATGGTTCGCCACAGGAAAGAATAGATGCAGATAACCAAATAGAGGGGGCATTAAAATCTATTTTTGCCTTGTCGGAATCGTATCCGGATCTAAAAGCGAATGAGAACTTTCTAAATCTGCAAGAACAGTTAACGACAACAGAAAACAAGGTCGCCTATTCTCGCCAACTGTACAATAAAACGGTAGCTGACTATAACATTAAGTTACAATCATTTCCAACCAATATAATGGCAAGTATGTTTAATTTTAAACAAGAGGATCTCTTATCTATACCGGAAGAAGAAAGAGAAGTACCAGACGTGAGTTTCTAA
- the thrB gene encoding homoserine kinase, translating into MKNFTITVPASSANLGPAFDSAGIALNLYLTLEVTEAEQWELETRSHFLPATTYVEDNLIYQVAEQTAKRHDKVLPACNIIVTSDIPLARGFGSSASAVIAGIELANQVCDLSLSQEEKLLYGTEWEGHPDNIAPALLGGCTVTAELSENEVDWMKIPELDVDIVGYIPNFELKTEAARKALPEHFSRESAITASSISNLLIASLLSGDYERAGKMMEADLFHEPYRSELIPRYHEIKEEAKVYGAYGTVISGAGPTMVSFAPRGEGKAIAKHMQTLLEGYQVTALEMDRNGLEVLSSEKTAAE; encoded by the coding sequence ATGAAAAATTTCACCATCACTGTACCAGCAAGCTCTGCAAATTTAGGACCAGCATTTGACTCAGCAGGCATTGCACTAAATCTTTATTTAACATTGGAAGTGACGGAGGCTGAACAATGGGAGCTCGAAACCCGCTCCCATTTCCTACCCGCAACTACATATGTTGAAGATAATTTAATTTACCAAGTTGCCGAGCAAACAGCCAAGCGCCATGACAAAGTGCTTCCAGCCTGCAACATTATCGTCACGAGCGACATTCCTTTGGCACGGGGGTTTGGTAGCAGTGCATCAGCTGTTATTGCAGGAATTGAATTGGCCAATCAAGTATGCGATCTCTCTCTTTCTCAGGAAGAAAAACTCCTATACGGAACGGAGTGGGAAGGACATCCGGACAACATAGCGCCAGCGTTATTGGGAGGCTGCACTGTCACAGCAGAATTATCTGAAAATGAAGTTGATTGGATGAAAATACCCGAGCTTGATGTTGATATAGTTGGATATATTCCTAATTTCGAACTAAAAACAGAAGCAGCAAGAAAAGCTCTTCCGGAGCATTTTTCAAGGGAGAGCGCCATTACAGCAAGTAGTATAAGCAATCTCCTCATCGCTTCCCTACTATCAGGCGACTACGAGCGAGCCGGTAAAATGATGGAAGCAGATTTATTTCATGAACCATATCGGTCTGAACTCATCCCCCGTTATCATGAAATTAAGGAAGAAGCTAAAGTCTACGGTGCGTACGGAACAGTGATCAGTGGCGCAGGTCCTACGATGGTTTCCTTTGCGCCAAGGGGTGAGGGCAAGGCTATTGCTAAACATATGCAAACATTGCTTGAGGGTTATCAGGTTACAGCACTAGAAATGGACAGGAATGGACTTGAGGTTTTGAGTAGTGAAAAGACAGCTGCAGAATAA
- a CDS encoding alpha/beta fold hydrolase yields MIKMKKISILIVLSIIALLVFIIIGSWIYNKFATAKEIKNTPHPGQMVTVNGHDMHVYTQGKSDTTIVFMAGGGTSSPTLDFKPLWSELLPKYRIAVVEKAGYGWSEIADVPRDIDFILEETRSALDLAGEKPPYVLAPHSMSGIEAIHWAQKYPEEVEAIIGLDPAIPGSYQAMEVPSSSIQSVAGFAARTGLLRLFPNVANGSAAIQSEQLSSKDEDIYRSIFYRRTLTSNMQEEVKQIQTNASKVGDEGLPAETPMYFFISDGTDVGIENWREMLSDYTEQVENGSYLYIDAGHYIHVWEPELIAEEIDHFLGGI; encoded by the coding sequence ATGATCAAAATGAAGAAAATATCCATATTAATTGTTTTATCTATCATTGCACTTCTGGTTTTCATAATCATTGGATCATGGATCTATAACAAATTCGCAACTGCTAAAGAGATTAAAAACACGCCTCATCCAGGGCAAATGGTAACAGTTAACGGGCACGACATGCATGTATATACACAAGGAAAAAGTGATACAACCATTGTTTTCATGGCAGGAGGTGGAACAAGTTCGCCCACACTTGATTTCAAACCCCTTTGGTCTGAGCTGCTGCCGAAATACCGAATTGCGGTTGTTGAAAAGGCAGGATATGGATGGAGCGAAATTGCTGACGTCCCAAGGGATATCGATTTTATCCTGGAGGAGACGCGTTCAGCATTAGATCTTGCTGGTGAAAAACCACCATACGTATTGGCGCCTCATTCGATGTCAGGCATCGAGGCTATTCATTGGGCACAAAAATATCCCGAAGAAGTTGAAGCTATTATTGGACTTGATCCGGCTATTCCAGGAAGCTATCAAGCCATGGAAGTCCCTTCTTCCTCTATACAGTCAGTCGCAGGTTTTGCAGCTCGAACCGGATTACTGCGACTATTCCCTAATGTTGCAAATGGGTCAGCGGCCATACAGTCAGAACAATTATCGTCCAAGGATGAAGATATATATCGAAGTATTTTTTACAGAAGAACACTAACTTCAAATATGCAAGAAGAGGTAAAACAGATACAAACGAACGCATCCAAGGTTGGCGATGAAGGTCTTCCTGCCGAAACACCGATGTATTTTTTCATATCTGATGGAACAGATGTCGGAATAGAAAATTGGCGTGAAATGCTTTCTGATTACACAGAGCAAGTTGAGAATGGAAGCTATTTATACATAGATGCAGGTCATTATATTCATGTTTGGGAACCCGAGCTCATTGCAGAAGAAATTGATCATTTTCTAGGTGGAATATAA
- the htpX gene encoding zinc metalloprotease HtpX, with product MLYQQIRDNKRKTILLVVLFSVLVLVVGWAIGYLFNNDWVSGIVITLIVLAIYIPITLKTAGSQVLNMSGSKEIQREDHPQLFGVVEELSLAARIPMPKVYIVNDPAPNAFATGIKPEKGAVAFTTGLLDRLNREELSGVAAHEIAHIRNYDIRLMTISVALVGVIVLVANIGSRMMLFGGGRRGGNNKNNPIIMILAILLVILAPLAAQFVKLAVSRNREYLADASAVELTRNPKGLIKALRKISQDPNDVKDAKEATASMYISYPFKKKRKKKSALWSTHPPMESRIEQLQNM from the coding sequence ATGCTGTACCAACAAATTAGAGATAATAAACGGAAAACGATATTGCTTGTTGTCCTGTTCAGTGTGCTCGTTTTAGTAGTTGGCTGGGCAATCGGCTATTTATTTAATAATGATTGGGTATCAGGGATTGTTATCACGCTAATTGTGCTTGCGATCTATATACCGATCACATTGAAGACAGCCGGCTCACAAGTCCTGAATATGTCCGGGTCAAAAGAAATTCAAAGGGAGGATCATCCACAGCTCTTTGGGGTGGTTGAAGAGCTATCTTTGGCTGCGCGTATACCAATGCCAAAGGTTTATATTGTGAATGACCCGGCCCCGAATGCCTTTGCTACAGGAATAAAACCGGAAAAAGGAGCAGTTGCTTTCACGACTGGTCTACTCGATAGACTGAACCGCGAAGAATTGTCAGGAGTCGCTGCTCACGAAATCGCACATATTCGTAATTATGACATTCGTCTGATGACGATTAGTGTGGCCCTTGTTGGTGTCATTGTCCTTGTCGCGAATATTGGTTCGCGTATGATGCTTTTTGGAGGTGGCAGGAGAGGTGGCAATAATAAGAACAACCCGATCATAATGATTCTGGCAATTCTTTTAGTCATTCTTGCTCCGCTTGCTGCTCAATTTGTAAAGCTCGCTGTCTCGAGAAATCGTGAATATTTAGCAGACGCGTCCGCAGTAGAATTGACCCGTAATCCCAAGGGGCTCATTAAAGCTTTAAGGAAAATCAGTCAAGATCCAAATGATGTAAAAGATGCAAAAGAAGCCACCGCATCCATGTATATTTCCTACCCATTTAAAAAGAAACGTAAGAAAAAAAGTGCCTTATGGTCAACCCATCCTCCCATGGAAAGTCGTATCGAACAATTGCAAAATATGTAG
- a CDS encoding YaiI/YqxD family protein, which produces MKIYVDADASPVKDIVVSIAQDAGIPVVLVKSFAHFSHDEEEDGVETVYVDTGAEAADYKIMKLAQKDDIIITQDYGLASLGLAKGCTVLHHKGFTYTNENIDHLLQTRYISSMARKSGKRTKGPKPFTAEDREKFSKLFRNTIDQMN; this is translated from the coding sequence ATGAAAATTTACGTTGACGCAGATGCTAGTCCAGTGAAAGATATTGTCGTTTCAATAGCTCAAGATGCAGGGATCCCTGTCGTGCTTGTTAAAAGCTTTGCGCATTTTTCTCACGATGAGGAGGAAGATGGAGTGGAAACGGTGTATGTTGATACTGGAGCCGAGGCTGCGGATTATAAAATTATGAAACTTGCCCAAAAAGACGATATTATCATTACACAGGACTACGGCCTTGCGTCACTTGGATTAGCAAAAGGATGCACCGTACTTCATCATAAAGGCTTCACGTATACAAATGAAAATATCGACCACCTCTTACAAACACGCTACATTAGCTCCATGGCAAGAAAAAGCGGAAAACGAACAAAAGGTCCAAAGCCATTTACAGCAGAGGACCGGGAAAAATTCAGTAAGCTTTTTAGAAATACAATTGATCAAATGAACTAA